A segment of the Bordetella flabilis genome:
TGATGCGGTCGTGGATTTGCTGGTTGCGGCTGTAGTAGCCCGGCAGATCGCCCTGCGCCTTGCAGGCCAGCATGCCGTGATGCAGCGCCTTGATCTGCTCGACCTCGTCGTCGGTGATGCGCTGGCAGGCCAGTTCCCCCGAGAAAGCTTCCAGGCCGCTGAGCACTTCGAAGGCCTCGCGGATCTCGGCTTCGGTCATGCGGGCGACCGCGGCGCCGCGGTTGGGGGAAATTTCGATCAGGCCCTCGGCGGCCAGGACCTTGAACGCTTCGCGCAGCGGCGTGCGCGAGATGCCCAGCGTTTCGCACAGCGCCCGTTCGTTGAGCTTCATGCCGGGCGTCAGCACGCCCTCGATAATGAAATTGCGCAGGTGGTCGGTGACCGAGTCGTGCAGGATGGCGCGCTCCACCTTGGGCAGGACTGGCGTGACGGGCGGAGAATCGTGGTTCGTATACATAGCGGATCTTCGATGGGCCACCGGAGTGCGGAGCGGCGCGACGGCGTTGCTGGCCGGCCCCTGCGCCCCGGGCTGCGCTGGCGCCCACCGTCAGGGGCGGTCGCGAAAGCCGCGGCGCATCGGCGCTGAACAGCCCGGCCCATAACGCCAAGGGTGCATCGGGTACGGCAGGGAAGCATCAGCGTTCCGGGTGGGCCTCATCTCCATGGAGGGCCGGCTTCCCGCGAACTGCCGGCTCAGCCCTGGGCGCAAGGGCCGCCGCGAGCACGCGCGCGACGTGCAGCGATTCTACCTGGGCGCCGTCGCGGATCTGGTGCCGGCAACTGGTGCCGTCGGCAATGATCCAACTGTCGGCGGGCGCCTTGCGGACGGCGGGCAGCAGGGCGGCTTCCGCCATGGCCTTGGACGCCTCGAAATGCTCGGCTTCGTAGCCGAAGCTGCCCGCCATGCCGCAACAGGAGGATTCGACAAAGCTGGCCTGCAGTCCTGGAATCCAGCCCAGCACCGTCTTGATGGGGTGAACGGCGTCGAAGGCCTTCTGATGGCAATGCCCGTGGACCACGGCGGTGCTCCGCTCCGGCGTGCGCAGGTCGAGGGCCAGGCGCCCCGCCTGCTGTTCGCGGACCAGGAATTCCTCGAACAGGAAAGCCGAATCCGCGAGCCGCCGGGCGGCGTCGCCATATCCGTAGTGCAGGAATTCATCGCGTAGGGTCAGCAGGCACGAGGGCTCCAGGCCGACGATGGGCACGCCGCGGTCGATATAGGGAGACAGGGCGTCCAGCAGGCGGCGCGCCTCGGCCTTGGCCTGTTCCACCAGGCCCGCCGCCAGGAAGGTGCGTCCGCAACACAGCGGCCGTTGCCCGGGCTGGATATTGACGTGCACGGTATAGCCGGCGGCTTCCAGCACCTGGCGCGCGGCGCGCGCGTTCTCCGGCTCCATGTAGTTGTTGAAGGTGTCGACGAAGAGCAGCACTTCATGCCTGGTCCCGGACGGCTGCGCGGGCGTGCCGCCCGCCAGGAAGGGGCGGGTGAAATGCGGCAGGGAGCGCTCGGGCGCGATGCCCAGGCCGCGCTTGACCCAGCCGGAAAGCAGCGGCGCCCTGTCCACCCAGCGCATCAGGGGCGCGCAGCGGCTGGCGGCCGCGGCGTAGCGCGGCAGGAAAGCGACCATGCGGTCGCGCAGGGTCAGCCCGTGCTTCCGTACCCAGGCATGGCGCGCCTCGATCTTCAACTTGGCCATGTCGACGCTGGTGGGGCATTCCCGCTTGCAGCCCTTGCACGAGACGCACAGGTCCAGCGCTTCCTTCACCGCCCGGCTGGCCAGGCCCTCCATGCCCACCTGGCCGCTGAGCGCCAGCCGCAAGGTGTTGGCGCGCCCGCGGGTGACATGCTGTTCGTCCTTGGTGACGCGGTAGCTGGGGCACATGGTGCCGGCGTCGAACTTGC
Coding sequences within it:
- a CDS encoding GntR family transcriptional regulator; translation: MYTNHDSPPVTPVLPKVERAILHDSVTDHLRNFIIEGVLTPGMKLNERALCETLGISRTPLREAFKVLAAEGLIEISPNRGAAVARMTEAEIREAFEVLSGLEAFSGELACQRITDDEVEQIKALHHGMLACKAQGDLPGYYSRNQQIHDRINLAARNQVLRQTYVSLNRRVQALRLRSNLKTPKWESAIEDHEQMLVALQDRDGQRLSRILRQHLLDKRDAILELGVKA